Proteins encoded within one genomic window of Oryza brachyantha chromosome 7, ObraRS2, whole genome shotgun sequence:
- the LOC102705931 gene encoding uncharacterized protein LOC102705931: MRRSKWCLPCLPMASTAALPVETPFSLPAPLPAWPSSSSVSDGGFAKGRINLGGLEVRQVATFDKVWSTAKGGEDGLGATFFKPAAVPAGFCTLGHYAQPNNRPLFGHVLVARDASGGGTGALLAPPLDYTLVWSSPDGAGHFWLPAPPDGYRAIGAAVTATPEKPPLDEVRCVRADFTDACEAEPKEIWSGDGFAATALRPAVRGVDARGVHTGTFATAASASALACLKNNSAAYTSCMPDLAQVNALLAAYAPQLFLHPDDPYLPSSVTWFFQNGALLYQKGGQTPTPVAADGSNLPQGGGNDGGYWLDLPVDNGQRERVKKGDLAGAKVYVQAKPMLGATATDLAVWFFYPFNGPARAKVGPLTIPLGEIGEHVGDWEHVTLRVSNFSGELLRVYFSEHSAGKWVEASQLEYLDGNNRPSAYASLHGHALYEKPGLVLQGNSQLGVGIRNDCARGSRVDTGGAGRYEVVSAEYLGAGAVAEPAWLLFDREWGPREEYDIGREINRVAKLLPRSTREKLRKLVESVLVGEGPTGPRMKGSWRDDERDEK, from the exons ATGCGAAGGAGCAAGTGGTGCTTGCCTTGTTTGCCCATGGccagcacggcggcgctgccCGTGGAGACGCCGTTCTCTCTTCCGGCTCCGCTGCCGGcgtggccgtcgtcgtcgtcag TTTCAGACGGAGGATTTGCAAAAGGTAGAATAAACCTTGGAGGCTTAGAGGTGCGCCAAGTCGCCACATTTGACAAGGTTTGGTCCACGGCGAagggcggcgaggacggcctCGGCGCCACCTTCTTCAAGCCGGCGGCGGTCCCCGCCGGCTTCTGCACGCTCGGCCACTACGCGCAGCCCAACAACCGGCCGCTCTTCGGCCACGTCCTCGTCGCCCGGGacgcctccggcggcggcaccggggCGCTTCTTGCTCCGCCGCTGGACTACACGCTCGTCTGGTCCAGccccgacggcgccggccacTTCTGGCTCCCGGCGCCTCCTGATGGTTACAGGGCgatcggcgcggcggtgacggccACGCCGGAGAAGCCGCCGCTCGACGAGGTCAGGTGCGTCCGCGCCGACTTCACCGACGCGTGCGAGGCGGAGCCCAAGGAGATATGGAGCGGCGATgggttcgccgccaccgccctgaGGCCCGCGGTGCGCGGCGTCGACGCCCGCGGCGTGCACACTGGCACGttcgcgacggcggcgagcgcgtcgGCGTTGGCGTGCCTCAAGAACAACAGCGCGGCGTACACGTCGTGCATGCCTGACCTCGCCCAGGTGAACGCCCTTCTCGCCGCCTACGCGCCGCAGCTGTTCCTCCACCCCGACGACCCCTACCTGCCGTCGTCGGTTACGTGGTTCTTCCAGAACGGCGCGCTGCTGTACCAGAAGGGCGGCCAGACGCCGACGCCGGTGGCCGCCGACGGGTCGAACCTCCCCCAGGGCGGCGGGAACGACGGCGGGTACTGGCTCGACCTGCCGGTGGACAACGGCCAGAGGGAGCGGGTCAAGAAgggcgacctcgccggcgcgaAGGTGTACGTGCAGGCGAAGCCGATGcttggcgcgacggcgaccgacCTCGCCGTGTGGTTCTTCTACCCGTTCAAcgggccggcgcgggcgaagGTGGGACCCCTCACCATCCCGCTGGGAGAGATCGGCGAGCACGTCGGCGACTGGGAGCACGTGACCCTGCGAGTGAGCAACTTCTCCGGCGAGCTGCTCCGCGTCTACTTCTCGGAGCACAGCGCGGGCAAGTGGGTGGAGGCGTCGCAGCTGGAGTACCTCGACGGGAACAACCGGCCGTCGGCGTACGCGTCGCTGCACGGGCACGCGCTGTACGAGAAGCCGGGGCTGGTGCTGCAGGGGAACTCCCAGCTGGGCGTCGGGATACGCAACGACTGCGCCAGGGGGAGCAGGGTGgacaccggcggcgccgggcggTACGAGGTGGTGTCGGCGGAGtacctcggcgccggcgccgtggccgAGCCGGCGTGGCTCCTGTTCGACAGGGAGTGGGGCCCGAGGGAGGAGTACGACATCGGCCGCGAGATCAACCGCGTGGCCAAGCTGCTGCCGCGGTCGACGAGGGAGAAGCTGCGCAAGCTCGTCGAGAGCGTCCTCGTCGGCGAGGGGCCGACGGGGCCGAGGATGAAGGGCAGCTGGAGAGACGACGAGAGGGACGAGAAGtga